The following are from one region of the Deinococcus ruber genome:
- a CDS encoding M23 family metallopeptidase, translated as MKSRPLLSLLLLGGCVGLAHQAPALPDRQIARPNRQFGLPFAGNPGPTTWLLGQGYGNTLGSYRQRRSLYGNIQGIHFGLDFSAPCGTSVRAIGDGTVSEVDGPHGSPPHNLVIRHAGGLSSLYGHLLERANVRVGQTVKRGQVVAKSGDSQGTCVSAPHLHLEIRDWSHQRLFNPLPYIAADWDTLALAGGFVRGYEQDLNNPRRWQTPDDQPQARRGGPLLNEYANPWPPAPVGAR; from the coding sequence ATGAAGTCCAGGCCCCTGCTGTCACTGCTCCTGCTGGGGGGGTGTGTTGGGCTGGCCCATCAGGCTCCGGCTCTCCCTGATCGCCAGATTGCCAGACCTAACCGGCAGTTCGGACTGCCGTTCGCGGGCAACCCTGGCCCCACTACCTGGTTGCTGGGTCAGGGCTACGGCAACACGCTCGGGTCGTACCGGCAGCGGCGCAGCCTGTATGGCAACATCCAGGGCATTCACTTTGGCCTCGACTTCAGCGCTCCCTGCGGGACGTCAGTACGGGCCATCGGCGACGGCACTGTGAGTGAGGTTGACGGGCCACATGGAAGCCCGCCTCACAATCTGGTGATCCGGCATGCGGGTGGCCTCAGCAGCCTGTACGGGCATTTGTTGGAACGGGCCAACGTACGGGTGGGGCAGACAGTCAAGCGCGGGCAGGTGGTGGCCAAGAGCGGCGATTCGCAGGGTACCTGCGTGTCCGCGCCGCACCTGCATCTGGAGATTCGAGATTGGAGTCACCAGCGCCTGTTCAATCCGTTGCCGTACATCGCCGCCGACTGGGACACGCTCGCGCTCGCGGGTGGTTTCGTACGCGGCTACGAGCAGGATCTGAACAACCCGCGCCGCTGGCAGACCCCAGACGACCAGCCACAGGCCCGGCGCGGTGGTCCTCTGCTGAACGAGTACGCCAATCCCTGGCCGCCCGCTCCGGTAGGCGCACGGTGA